Genomic segment of Cryptococcus depauperatus CBS 7841 chromosome 8, complete sequence:
AGGTCATATTTTAACCGCCTTtaagtttttttttgcttaCCGATGAATCGCAAGTTCATCCTATCAAACTTGGTAGGACATCaatatcttatctttttggAGCTTCCATCCATACCGATTTTTCACGATGGAAAGATGACCCTTCAACTCATAATGGCATTCCTTCAGTACTGAAGGATATACCAAAGCCAGAAATAAGGAAAGGGGAGGAAAACGGTGAAACTTATGAGGAGGTTATCGTTCCGGATGAATTCCCGCCCGGTAGCATCATGGTTTTTTCTACCCAAATGAGCGTGAGTTATCATTTGTACATTCACTGACAGTTCACTGACAATTTTAAGGACATTTCTGGAGACTTGGATGATTTCTGTAAACAGGATGTCGAAAAGTCTATGAGCGAGCTCGATCTTGTGGACTTGAATGTGGTTCTTTATCGAGCAGATGGTGAAGAACGGGATGCGACTGGTGAGTGCTACATTTTGGATAGCGACTGGTGTTTTTTCTTAATGGCTTTACAGGCGGCGATGGTGTATACACCATTCCCAACTATGGATCACTTACTTATTGTGGTTTGGAAGGATGGATGCATCCTCTGCGAATCatcacaaaaaaaaacgACTTGGGACATCCACTGTGTCAACACTTGCGAGAAGGGACTTGGGCGTTTGATTATGTTACCCAAAGACTCGAAAGGTCGGGCGCTTTCTCTGATATATCTATTGTGAGGCTTATTTCATTATATGTAGACAAACTGGCGATCTGCCTCGACTCTCTGCCCCTGCAAAATGGCTTTCTTCTCGTTTTGATCGAATCAAGGCGACTGTACCTTCCTTCATGCGGCCCAAATATTTCTCTCTTGTCATACATGAGGCGTATAAAGCTGCTAGAAAAGCTGCCATCGAGCAGTGCTCTGAATTTGTTTCATCGGGTCACTCATTAACCCATGACTTGGCTCTCTGTTCCGTACAGATGTATGGCTTGGTCAAGAGTGCGAGTCTAGATCCTGCAAAGGCTGTGCCAAGTTTAGCAGCAGGTCTACCTCACTTTACTGCCGGCTGGGCAAGGTGTTGGGGTAGAGACGtattcatctctctccGTGGTCTTTTCCTCACCACCGGCAATTTCCAAGCTGCCCATGCTCacattctctcttttggtAGTACCCTTAAGCATGGCTTGATCCCCAATTTGCTTGACTCAACTCGGAACCCTCGATACAATTGTCGAGACGGGCCCTGGTGGTATATCCAAAATATTCAAGACTATACTGTTACTGCTCCTAATGGCCTGTCGATTCTGGCTGAGAAAGTCAAACGCAGGTTTCCTGCTGATGATACATGGGTTCCATGGGATAGTCCTAAAGCGTACGAATGGGAAAGTAGCGTGGCAGAATTAATTCAGGAAATTTTACAGAAACACGCTCAAGGTATTGAATTCAGAGAATACAACGTAAGTTCAATTTCTGTTGACTGATATGACACATACTCATTCCAAATAGGCTGGCCCTAATCTAGACATGGATATGAGAGACGAAGGATTTAACCAAAAAATATGGGTAGACTGGACGACTGGTATAATCTTTGGCGGTAATAGGTACAATTGCGGGTAAGTATCTTTCTTGGGAATGTCGTGTTGCACTAACACGACCATTGTGTCATAGAACCTGGATGGATAAAAACGGTTCTTCCGAAAAGGCTGGCAACAAGGGCCTTCCGGCTACACCTCGTGACGGTGCTCCTGTTGAAATCACAGGTCTTCTTAAAAGCACTGTTACTTGGCTAGACAAGCTCAGTAAAGGTGGCAGCTTCCCTTTCAAAGGTGTCAAAGCTACCAGTGAGTGCACATTCCAGGTATGTCTTGAAGTTGATTAATGGTTTCCTGCAGTCGGTGGTGAAGAACGCATAGTGACCTACAAGGAATGGTCCGATCTTCTTCAGgcttcttttgaaaaatgCTATTATGTTCCAAGCAATCCTGCTGAAGATGACCAATACATGATCAACAAAAACCTAGTGAACCGACGAGGAATTTATAAAGACGTATATGGCACACCCAAGGATAGAGAATGGAGTGATTATCAGGTGCGTAGATGATAGTCCAGTTCTAACTTTTGGCTCACCCTCTCAATAGTTCCGATGCAATTTCACGCTGCCAATGGTTGTAGCCCCCGAACTATTCACCCCTTCAAAGGCTATTGATGCTCTTCGCATTGCTGACGCCGTCCTTCGGGCTCCGTTGGGTATGAAAACTCTTGACCCTTCAGATAGCCAATACAGGCCAGATTATGACAATTCAAACGATTCTTCAGACCAATCCATTGCTAAAGGTTGGAATGTCAGTATTTTAAGAAATTTCCATCAATATTTTACTAATGTATTGGGGTAGTATCATCAAGGACCGGAATGGGGCTTCCCTCTTGGTTGGTTCCTCTTGGCGTATCTACAGTTTGATCGTATTGCTGGGGAAGGCACATCTGTCGGTCAACTCGACATTTTTACAAGGCATCACTAAACATACTGTAGGATCAAAACAAAACTCTCCACTACATCTCTAGCATACTTCGAAAGCTCGCGCATCACATTGATAAAGACCCTTGGCGAGGTTTGCCTGAGCTTACTAACAGTAGTCAGTCCTTCTTTCGTCTGATCCTAACATCTATTGCTAACAATGTTCCTCCAGATGGGTCTTACTGTTATGATTCTTGCAACACTCAAGCTTGGAGTGCCAGTACAATCCTCGACGTCTTGGAGGAAATGCACAAACTTGGACTAGAGTAGAATTTATAGACAGCACACTTTTGCCCGTTCTAGAATTGGCcagaatgggaaaagtTTGATACTatttgaaaaagatatgtTCGTAGAAAAACGACGATCACATCTTAAATGTGCTGAATTAAGAACCTGGCCAAGTGCATGTCCAAGACCATCAATGGGTTGCACAAGACTATACATATGCTTAGCAGTGTTCTATTACATTAAAGAAACAGATTGCTTATATCTACGCAACCAACGTTCAAGGGATATTCTACGAAACGATATACGACAAGGCACAAGAAAAGTATCAACAGCTTTTTCGACGAGAACAGGTAAATAGATTTATAGGTTTGAAGGTCCCAGAAGGGGCATGTCTTTGGGTTGGACTAGAAGGCCTCAGGACGAGTGATACCTGTCATCCTGACAGCTATTTCGAGCAGGAAAATAGGTTCAGAAGGGTTACAAGTCGAATAGTTTGGCCGGTAACAGACTCGTGGAATGGTATCTGACGATGGCTCGTTGGTCGCTTTGATGATGTGGGTGTATCCATCCATCGAGATCTTAGGTCTTGCCCTGGCTGGGTCGGGTTTGAGTACTCTTGACAGGTCGATTTTGACTATAAAACTCCATTAGCGTAAGGCTTCCCCGCGGATGAATAGATAATACGTGTCATAGCTTCAAGCTGTGAACTGTAGGCAGGCGCTTTTGGCTCTGAATACTTTGATACTCTGCTCATATATAGCagaaaggaagaaatgttgGGCCCACGTTGGGTGATAAAGATGGTCCGACGCAGCGATAAGAGAGTAAAGTTTGGCTGGTCGAGGGAAGCGCTTAGCTGCTTGCTACATCCACAATACCGTCTCCCATATAGATTGTATACCCTGCCACTCTCGTGCTTTATAGCCCTCAGGTTTTTTTTACTGTTCGCCATTCACTACTTTTCACGATACAGCACGGTGCATAGGTTATCCCCGCAAGCCCCAGCTATGGTTAAGTACCGGGCATGCATACACCCTCTGGCAGCTACAATCATTTCACTTTGTTCAAACATTGTGGCTACCGTCCACTTATATCCTCTCGTGTCGCTTGGATTGGCTGTCACTGTTACTCCAGGATAGCCGCTCTCTTGAGATGTTGAGATAATGCTGAAGGGGTTTTTAAATAGCCTCCATGAGGTCAGAGTTTGAAAAAGGTGCGCGATGCTACCAAGGAATCCAACAATGATCCCTTAGTTCAAGTTTGCTGTAGGCTCTGGTTAATCTTGAACGGATACGGTTGTTGCTAGGCGGATTGCTTGAAGGTGTTTCTAACCTTGAGGCCAACTGAGCTTTTGTCGGTAAGTGACTCGAATTCTATTCTGAGAAAGATTGGATCAGGTCGATGTGAGCTTTTTGGTAATAAATGATGCAGTTATaacatttttttttataaCTTGAGACAGTTATACCTTGGCACGCCTATATTTCATCAATTCACTCCAACCTTTACCCGCGCCTATCCCCTCCACATATCGTCATGTCACGTGACTATGCTTGTAGATGATCCTCAATCCGCAGAACTATAAACTGATCAAATGATAGATTGACGATTTACAAATCCACTTTGTTATGCCATTTCAGGCgcaagaaaacaaatcaGCTGGGCGTATCCAACTCACATCAGCAGAGGGAGTCGAGTAAACATCAGGAATCAACATAGCACCACGTTCCCGTCGAGATATCTATATAGAAAGTGTGTTGGTATTCCCACGACCTGGTTTTTTGGCTGGATATATGTTGGAGGTGGATATTGGGTCAAGACGACTGCCTGCACTGGAGCTTGAGTCGATCTGATCTTGTAGATGGCCAAACGGATTTGAAACTaggtttgtctttttgtcgGCAGCTCAGAAAGGTGTCAGATAGGTACTGATCATTTACAGGCGTATAGGTGTTGCCAAGGCTCAATAATTGAGATTTTGGGTACTATTGGTGGCTGCAGGTGGAAGACGAAATCAGTTCAACATTGTCAGTCACTCAGCAATCCCCGACTTGCGTGaaagatgtcttttgatGGCTTTGGCACTGCTGAGGCCGAGTATCCAAATTTTGAGGTGCTGGAACCGGTACACGACTTGATACTGGAACAACTTTATCACCTTGCGCCTCTTAAATACCTTTTACTCTGCCACAAGATATATCGCCAGGCTATTCCCATCCTCTACCATCGCATCGTATTTCGAAATGAGCTTGATCGTTGCCCTGGGATATGGGAGAAGGTTTCGTCGCGTCAAATGGAGGCGTACTCGCATGTGAAGGATGTTTCCTGTTTCAGTCTGGCTGCTTTTGCTTATGCCCAGGGATGCTCAAAGCCTCAAACGATCCCCGTCTTCCCCAATGTTAAGCGTGTGGAATTTCATTGGATtctcaacaagagaaacaTACCTCCTCCTGCCCTTGATACTATCAGCCAGGTTATTGCCAAAGTCTTTAAAAAACCCTTGAAAGAAGTTGTCTTCTGTCTGGAAAGTCCGGGAAACTCGTCCAAAGAGATtaggaagaagagcagcGAGCGACTTTATCAAATGTCAGTGCTACTTACGTCCCTCAAACCTGAGATTGCAACTTTTACCATCAAATCCTCAAATGCTGAAAGCTACGCAGAAATGTCTTTTGGGTATATCGAAGATTTGCAGTACAGTTGGAGTAATGGAAAGGTATTGCGAATGGTTTTAAAACCCTCCCCGCCTCAAGAATCATCTGTTTCTATATCTCAAACGCTTTCGCTCCTGCCGATCGAAAAGGCTTCCAATCGCCTCACTTCTTTGATTCAACGTTCCGATAGCCCCAAGACTCCATCCAAACACCATTCCACCCCGTCTTCTCCTGTGACTATGGCAACCTCGTCCCTTCTTGTGAGAACTATCGTTGCTCACATTGAGGAGGTTCATAGGCATTACATCTATGCTGTGTGCGGTGCTCAAAAGGACTATAATCGAATAGTTTTTAGAGGACAGACTGGAATCAATTATGGAGTGAGAATCGTGGATTTTGAGTATCATTTGGAACatgcaaaagaaatagaagaGAGCGTCATGGCTGtgttgacaagaaagaatgatgagCTTGTGGTTGAATTTGTCAAGTCGAGATGTCAATTTGTAGATTTGGCTGGGGATTATCTGAATATGTAGCTAGGTGCTTGGTACAAGGTATAAAATATCATGTTAATGGAGGGATGAAGACGAACTGCTTCGAAATTTTGGCTCATTGAAGCAGATGTGACTGACAAATTACATCTACTGAACTATAAGAGTTTGTGCACCACATATCACAAAATCACCTTTCAAGCAACTGATCTTCAAGGAGTTGGCTTGGCGAGGGAAGTTCAAGCTGACTCTCCCTGGGCGAAGAATGGGAGGCGAAAGTGCTTGTATACTCATCAAATACAATGTTGCTCTTGAGATTTTATAGCGGACCTGAATGCATTCACACAGATGAAGACAACTCGCCCAAATGAGAATGATGAAAGATTATCTTCCAATTCAACAGCCAGAAGGCTATAAACAAGATATAGTCAATCGAGAATAAATGCGGCATGGCTGGCGAAACACCATTGCAGTTTCCTGTCTTTCACCGCTTTGAAGTTGGCAATCTGGAGTGACTGAATTCCATAAGCCGACAAAAAGGTAGCAGCTACACACTCCTGTTAATACTAAACAGCTCATCGAAATATTCCCCACACAAATTCAAGAGCATGAAGAGGCAGAGTTAATACCTGCCGAGTCAAGATGGCGTCCATACAAAGAATGCTGTCGTGAATTCACTTTGTGGGCATTTGATATATGCTGATTGGAAAGTgagtaaaaaaaaacgGATAGTTCATGCGAAGGAACAGGCCTCTTATTGGATCTCTTTATCCCTGGGGCTTTCGTGATTGACAAGCACCCAGCCTTGACAAGTCACTACCGAAAAAAAGTGTATGTAACTGATAAAATGATAAGTCGTTCCACGCAAATTTCGAATCAAATAGTTTGGCCTCTCATTGACTGCCACTCATCTCTCTCCTAGCTATCCACGAGAACATTGAAATTGCAAGGTTATTCGTTTGTGGTTCCTCATTGGAGGATTTATTGATGCCATTTGAtcaacttcatcatcttAATCTTGAATACGTTCAATCAACCTGAGCATCAAAGTGTTATTCTCATCACGCATCTCCAATCAAATCGACAAGCGCGAGGGTCAGTATCTTACATCAGATGATTATCTCTTGTTAATAAAAAACGATTTGAGTTGTGTCAGAATTATGATTACCTGATTCTCCTGAACTGAATTGATGTGATAAGAGTGTCGCTCCTCAACTAAAAAACAGGCAGGGGTAGATTTTGCTTGAAATAGACGAAGATTGAGCCGAAAGTGGGCTCAACACACTAAAGGTTCAATATTTAGAGTGAGCAGCTCAATGCCTACCCCCAAACCCCCCAGATTGGTTGATAAGAGGCTCGGCCATTTTGAGCAATTCTTAGATATGCGCCAGACCTCGTGAAGATCACAGTCCGTAAGCTGTAAAGATTCGAAGAATATGTTGAGACGTGATACGAGATGGTGCATCCCGTGCTACAAGCCCTCCCAACAACCCGCGTAAGCTTATTTCTTGCCTGCAACGGCCCTGCCGACACGACGACCGCTAAGCACTCTGTGAGCGGTGTTCCAAAACAACAATAGTACCAATAGTGGCAAACGTACGTGGTCTTGGTGTGCTGACCCCTAACCTTCAAACCCCAGTGGTGCCTCAAACCTCGGTGGGATCTGATTTTCTTCAGCCTCTCAAGATCTTCACGAAGTCTCTGGTCGATAACGTTGGAGAGAATGTGGTGGTTCTTGCCGTCGACAATGTCTCGTTGCCTGTTAAGGAACCAATTGGGAATTTTGAATTGGGCAGGGTTCTGCATGATGGTAACGATTCgctcaagctcatcagAGTTGAGTTCACCAGCCCTGGAAAGATATCAGCAGTGCTAGCCGGGGATTTGTGATCTGACTGACCTCTTGTTGAGGTCAACGTCGGCCTTCTTGCACACCAAGTTGGCATATCGGCGGCCAACACCCTTGATCTCGGTGAGAGCGTACATGATCTTACCGCCGCCCTTAACGTTGGTGTTAAGGAGACGCAAGATATGCTATGGTCTTGGGTTAGCCCATGGTTTGATTCCAATCCAACAATGTCTGCCCATCTCCAAATCTTTAACCTCCTAGTTCACTCCAGTACTTCTTTCGGAGTTTTGTTCTCTCCCTCACATTCTGGACTGCCACTAACCTGGAATTGCTGGTGAGCTTCGAGGGGAGCGAAAGACATATTGGCCGTTTTTTGAAGGAATTGATGGACAAACAGAAATAATCAATGCGACGAGAATATACCAAAGCCCACAGAGACTGTGAAGAGAAGACGGAAGCAATTGTGCCACATACGGAATTTCCTCTCGGGATTTTCTCGGAGTTTCTCGTTTTACAACTTAGAAACTGTGGCGAATTTAATTCCGTTGCTTCTTGGAATTCTCCTAGTTATTGGTTTTGACAAAAGCTCTCCTTCGCTTTAACCTTCAAGAGTTTGCTTCTACTTCCAAAATGTAAGTTGCACCTGTGAAGTGTATGAAATAGTGCTGACCGTGcatcttgtctttgatgTGGTCGTGTATAGGGTCAACATGTGAGTAGGGataatatatatatcacAAAGACTTGACTGACAGAGCTTTAGCCCCAAGTACGTATCTTCAACATTATGCAGAATGGGCAGATAGGACGAATCAATACTGGAAAAGCTATGGAGTACTGACAACagattctttttcaattaGGACCCGACGAACTTGTGCGTTTCTAATCATGGAAAAGGACGGATAATACGGGTTCTGATACTAGGGCATAGACTGCAAGAATAAGGCTTGCAAGAAGCATACCCCTCACAAGGTGACACAGTAcaagaagggcaaggatTCTCTATCTGCTCAAGGAAAGCGACGATACGACCGTAAGTTTGGGCTTTCCTTGAGGTAAATGGATTGGAATAGTAGGATGAAGGGGTACTTGTGGGAGgagattgatgaagacTTCTAAATAAGATAATTGACTTGTTATATAGGAAAGCAATCTGGTTACGGTGGTCAAACTAAGCCTGTGTTCCACAAGAAGGCAAAAACTGTACGTTTATAAATTCCTGAGGAACGCCTGCTAATCATGCCACTCCAAATTGTTTTCTTACAACTTTGACATTTCTTTGACAAACGCCTCAATCAATTCTATCTGCGTCCACAGACCAAGAAGGTTGTCCTCCGTCTTGAGTGCACTGTCTGCAAGACAAAGCATCAGCTCGCCCTTAAACGATGCAAGCACTTTGAACTCGGTGGTGACAAGAAGCAGAGGGGTGCTGCTATCTCTTTCTAAGCTACTCTATATAAGTAGCTGGATAGGATATGCAGAAAAGGAATGGAAGGACTTGATACGCAGCTGGATACTAATCATGGAGTTGATGGCTGGGGTATTTGGGCTTGATTTCCTGGGGTATGGGATGTATGATTATGCCCAAAATATGTCACGCTTTGTGAATCCACCGTCAATCTGCGTCAACTGTGAACGATGTGAGCCAGCTTCACAAGCGTGGGAGGATGATGACTGGGGCATGATTCAAGCGACACTGGCCTTGATCTTTTATCTGATTAGGCCAAACATTCAAATCCAAGCTTATACGTAAAGTCTCAGGATTTCGAGCAGCTGAACACAGCATCTCTTTCTGATTCACTCGGTTGAAAGttgtctcttttgcctcGACACTTTGTAAACAATCTACGACTATATACTGATCAACGTGATACCCCTGGGCCTTTTCTTAAAAGACTCTGTGCATTTTCATGCTTCCGTTGGTCGCTGGTTATATCCGTTGTATTGACATTTCACAAACATTCTCATGGAGAAAACTACAACTATATATAAAGTCTTTACCCAATGTACAAACTGAAATATCCATATTCATAACATTtaaaaagcaaaacaatCTGATTCCGCAACTTAATTGCTATATCCGCAATATCATTAACATTGACGGTTGTTAAACATTATACCAACGATGTGCAAGTATCAAGGAAATTATTTGCCTGTTCTATGCGGATCTACAAACAATCCTCAATATACTTTCGGCGGATGTACAACATTATGGATTCGTCGCAAACGATATAAAATGCAAGGtggtttggaaagaaaggatCCATGATATTGTCATATCGTTCTCTCATCTAAAATAAAGTATTAGGCGTACTAATCAGTATGGCTAATGACCCATCGAATTTAATCGACCATATGGAATCGTTGGAATCTTCGATAGCGACTCTGGTGGATGAGAGGACTTGTCTCTTACCAAAAGATCAAACAAAAGCTTCGTATGTCAGTACTGTGGTAATTGACAGCCCGCTTCTGGCGACGATAGAGGATGTTGGCGATCAGGTAGAGACGGACGATGACTGTCGTCAATCCACGGATATGCAAACAGTAAGTTTCCGGATAGCCTGAGGGTAGTTTTTTGCTGATAGTGTCGGTTCTAGTTGGCCAACATTCTCTGTGACTTGATTGGGACTGGGATCCTGGCGAGTCCCATTGCCATTGCTTACAGTGGCTGGGTCTTTGGCCCACTCATCTTGATTGGCATTTCGTGCTTAACTTTGTGGACGTGAGTTGTGTGTGGCTGGTTTGGCACTTGACTGATACTTTGTCTCGTCAGTTTAAAGATTTTTATCAGGATTATTGAGAAGAATCCAGCGTTGCGTGATTTTACGGAAGTACTAGTATATGCCTTGGGACCCGGTGCAAATAGATATATCGACCCGCTATTCTCTTTCGACTGCTTCATCTGGAAGTGAGTTTCTGTCAGATTCTGACAAAGACGTGGACGCTGACCTCTTGTGACAACAGCGTTACTTTATTGGTCCTATTTTCAGACTCTTTTGCCATTGTGCTTCCTGTTCTTACCAGTGATCAGTGGAAGCTGGTTGCTGTTCTCTGGTCTGTCAATTCGGCTTTGCGTTGCGAAAGGCTGACAGATTGGGCGGGTAGGGTCGTGCCCAGTAATTTTATTCCTCTTCGGTATTTGTCATGGAACTCTTGGTTTGGCGTGGTTTGCAGCTGTGCTCTCgcctcttttcttgttgctgCGGGTATTCTCACTTCTTCCTCGCCGGgttctcttctccatcctgCTGCGACCGATCTCTGGCCTACGTACGGTTGGGTCAACTTTGGCTTATCGATTGGCCTCCTCATGTCTGGTTTTGGTGGACATTTCCTCATTCCAAGCTTGCTcagagaaa
This window contains:
- a CDS encoding 40S ribosomal protein S18-B is translated as MSFAPLEAHQQFQHILRLLNTNVKGGGKIMYALTEIKGVGRRYANLVCKKADVDLNKRAGELNSDELERIVTIMQNPAQFKIPNWFLNRQRDIVDGKNHHILSNVIDQRLREDLERLKKIRSHRGLRHHWGLKVRGQHTKTTGRRVGRAVAGKK
- a CDS encoding 60S ribosomal protein L44; translated protein: MWSCIGSTSPSTYLQHYAEWADRTNQYWKSYGVLTTDSFSIRTRRTYCKNKACKKHTPHKVTQYKKGKDSLSAQGKRRYDRKQSGYGGQTKPVFHKKAKTTKKVVLRLECTVCKTKHQLALKRCKHFELGGDKKQRGAAISF